A window of the Streptomyces finlayi genome harbors these coding sequences:
- a CDS encoding PhoH family protein, producing the protein MVTSTKRRMPDRRTYVLDTSVLLADPNAMSRFDEHEVVLPIVVVTELEAKRHHPELGYFARQALRLLDDFRVRYGRLDAPIPLGDLGGTLRVELNHSDPGVLPAGYRLGDNDTRILAVARSLQAEGYDVTVVSKDLPLRIKASSVGLLAEEYRAELAITDSGWTGMSELALSGEQVDLLFTEETLYVPEAAELPVHTGLVLQSERGKALGRVTPEGSVRLVRGDREAFGIHGRSAEQRIALDLLLDPDVGIVSMGGRAGTGKSALALCAGLEAVLERRQHQKVMVFRPLYAVGGQELGYLPGSEAEKMSPWAQAVFDTLSAVAGREVIEEVLGRGMLEVLPLTHIRGRSLHDAFVIVDEAQSLERNVLLTVLSRIGSNSRVVLTHDVAQRDNLRVGRHDGVVAVVEKLKGHPLFAHVTLTRSERSQIAALVTEMLEEGQI; encoded by the coding sequence GTGGTGACCAGCACCAAGCGCCGCATGCCCGACAGGCGCACCTACGTTCTCGACACCAGCGTCCTGCTGGCCGATCCCAACGCCATGTCCCGCTTCGACGAGCACGAAGTCGTGCTGCCGATCGTCGTGGTCACGGAGCTGGAGGCCAAACGGCACCATCCGGAGCTCGGATACTTCGCCCGGCAGGCACTGCGCCTGCTGGACGACTTCCGGGTCCGGTACGGCCGGCTGGATGCCCCGATCCCTCTCGGGGATCTGGGCGGGACGCTCCGCGTCGAACTCAACCACTCCGATCCCGGCGTACTGCCCGCCGGCTACCGGTTGGGGGACAACGACACACGGATTCTCGCGGTCGCACGCAGCCTCCAGGCCGAGGGGTACGACGTCACGGTCGTCTCCAAGGACCTCCCGTTGCGGATCAAGGCGTCCTCGGTCGGCCTCCTCGCCGAGGAGTACCGCGCCGAACTCGCCATCACCGATTCCGGCTGGACCGGAATGTCCGAGCTGGCGCTCTCCGGCGAGCAGGTGGATCTCCTGTTCACCGAGGAGACGCTGTACGTCCCCGAGGCCGCCGAGCTGCCCGTCCACACCGGCCTCGTCCTCCAGTCCGAGCGTGGCAAGGCGCTCGGCCGGGTCACGCCCGAGGGCAGTGTGCGGCTGGTACGCGGGGACAGGGAGGCGTTCGGGATCCACGGACGCAGCGCCGAGCAGCGCATCGCGCTCGATCTGCTCCTCGACCCCGACGTCGGCATCGTGTCGATGGGCGGCCGCGCCGGCACCGGCAAGTCCGCGCTGGCCCTCTGCGCCGGACTGGAAGCGGTACTGGAGCGCAGGCAGCACCAGAAGGTGATGGTCTTCCGGCCGCTGTACGCGGTCGGCGGGCAGGAGCTCGGCTATCTCCCCGGCTCCGAGGCCGAGAAGATGAGCCCCTGGGCGCAGGCCGTCTTCGACACCCTCTCGGCGGTCGCCGGGCGCGAGGTGATCGAAGAGGTGCTGGGGCGCGGCATGCTGGAGGTTCTGCCGCTCACCCACATCCGGGGCCGCTCGCTCCACGACGCGTTCGTGATCGTCGACGAGGCGCAGTCGCTCGAACGCAACGTCCTGCTGACCGTGTTGTCCCGTATCGGGTCGAATTCCCGCGTCGTGCTCACGCATGACGTGGCCCAGCGTGACAACCTCCGGGTCGGCCGGCACGACGGAGTCGTCGCCGTGGTCGAGAAGCTGAAGGGTCATCCGCTCTTCGCCCACGTCACGCTGACCCGTTCCGAGCGCTCGCAGATCGCCGCACTGGTGACCGAAATGCTGGAGGAAGGCCAGATCTGA
- a CDS encoding AI-2E family transporter, with product MSKLPGWLGRLGAELTDIGERLDQRRAEADAEAGSDAGPEDTVTDHVPPPPTYAPSVAARPDPVAAIPWGMRVAAEAGWRLLVLAGTLWVLMRIISAVQLVVLAFVAALLVTAMLQPTVVRLRRLGLPRGLATAVTAVLGFVVMGLVGWFVVWQVMDNLDTLSDRVRDGIDELKRWLLDSPFHVTESQINDIAKNLSDTIGTNTEEITSAGLQGVTVMVEVLTGLLLAMFSTLFLLYDGKRIWQWVLRLVPAQARPGVAGAGPRAWRTLTAYVRGTVIVALIDAIFIGLGIYFLDVPMAVPLAVFIFLFAFIPLVGAVVSGALAVVVSLVTQGVFTALMVLLVVLAVQQIEGHILQPFILGRAVRVHPLAVVLSVAAGGMIAGIGGAVVAVPLVAVTNTVVGYLRAYGQEESRRRSPAPHGATAHEVAPVRAPGSPPKAADLPADRGKEGPAGPGGPGGSGESREG from the coding sequence ATGTCGAAACTGCCAGGGTGGCTCGGCCGACTCGGCGCCGAACTGACCGACATCGGTGAGCGCCTGGACCAGCGTCGTGCCGAGGCCGACGCGGAAGCCGGCTCGGACGCCGGGCCCGAGGACACGGTGACGGACCACGTGCCCCCGCCTCCCACATACGCCCCGTCCGTCGCGGCCAGGCCCGATCCGGTCGCGGCGATCCCGTGGGGCATGCGGGTCGCCGCCGAGGCGGGCTGGCGGCTGCTCGTCCTGGCGGGCACCCTCTGGGTGCTCATGCGCATCATCAGTGCGGTGCAGCTCGTGGTCCTGGCCTTCGTCGCCGCCCTGCTCGTCACCGCGATGCTCCAGCCGACCGTGGTACGGCTGAGGCGGCTCGGCCTGCCGCGCGGCCTGGCCACGGCGGTGACCGCGGTTCTTGGCTTCGTCGTCATGGGTCTGGTCGGCTGGTTCGTGGTGTGGCAGGTGATGGACAACCTGGACACGCTCTCCGACCGGGTGCGCGACGGCATCGACGAACTGAAGCGCTGGCTGCTCGACAGCCCCTTCCATGTCACCGAGTCGCAGATCAACGACATCGCGAAGAATCTCAGCGACACGATCGGAACCAACACGGAGGAGATCACCTCCGCCGGACTCCAGGGCGTCACCGTGATGGTGGAGGTCCTCACGGGGCTTCTGCTGGCGATGTTCTCGACGCTCTTCCTGCTGTACGACGGGAAGCGAATCTGGCAGTGGGTGCTCAGGCTGGTGCCGGCCCAGGCGAGGCCCGGCGTCGCGGGTGCCGGGCCGCGTGCCTGGCGCACGCTCACCGCCTATGTGCGGGGTACCGTGATAGTCGCGCTGATCGACGCCATCTTCATCGGGCTCGGGATCTACTTCCTCGATGTTCCGATGGCGGTGCCGCTCGCGGTGTTCATCTTCCTCTTCGCCTTCATCCCGCTCGTCGGCGCCGTGGTCTCCGGGGCGCTGGCGGTGGTCGTCTCGCTGGTGACCCAGGGCGTGTTCACCGCGCTGATGGTGCTGCTCGTGGTGCTCGCCGTGCAGCAGATCGAGGGCCACATCCTCCAGCCGTTCATCCTCGGCCGCGCTGTGCGCGTCCATCCGCTGGCCGTCGTCCTGTCGGTCGCCGCGGGCGGGATGATCGCGGGCATCGGCGGCGCGGTGGTCGCCGTACCGCTGGTCGCCGTGACCAACACCGTGGTCGGCTATCTGCGGGCCTACGGGCAGGAGGAGTCCCGGCGCCGCTCGCCCGCCCCGCACGGCGCCACGGCGCACGAGGTGGCGCCGGTCCGGGCCCCGGGCTCGCCGCCGAAGGCCGCGGACCTGCCCGCCGACCGCGGGAAGGAAGGGCCGGCGGGTCCAGGAGGGCCGGGAGGGTCCGGAGAGAGCCGGGAAGGCTGA
- a CDS encoding transglycosylase SLT domain-containing protein has protein sequence MSRISVRGFAVASATAVTTVGAVVGVASGSTPAADDNNFEAAAADTTLLADIPAGQQAQVQTASLTQQADAQASAADTAAKKSAEESARLQAAKDAKSKKQAAEDKLEAERKAEAAAKKEASERASRSAARDATSFTTQSSYSVAEVKAMARQMVPADQFQCFSNIVDHESTWNYRATNPSSGAYGLMQALPGSKMVSAGSDWQTNPATQIKWGLSYMDGRYGSPCGAWSFWQANNWY, from the coding sequence GTGAGCCGGATCTCGGTCCGGGGGTTCGCCGTGGCATCTGCCACAGCGGTCACCACCGTAGGCGCCGTCGTAGGCGTTGCTTCGGGCAGCACTCCTGCTGCCGACGACAACAACTTCGAAGCGGCCGCAGCCGACACCACGCTGCTCGCAGACATTCCCGCGGGCCAGCAGGCCCAGGTGCAGACCGCCTCGCTGACACAGCAGGCCGACGCCCAGGCTTCCGCTGCCGACACCGCGGCGAAGAAGTCCGCGGAGGAATCCGCTCGTCTCCAGGCAGCCAAGGACGCCAAGTCCAAGAAGCAGGCGGCCGAGGACAAGCTGGAGGCCGAGCGCAAGGCCGAGGCTGCCGCGAAGAAGGAAGCCTCCGAGCGCGCAAGCCGCTCGGCGGCCCGTGACGCCACCTCCTTCACCACGCAGAGTTCGTACAGCGTGGCCGAAGTGAAGGCGATGGCCCGTCAGATGGTCCCCGCCGACCAGTTCCAGTGCTTCAGCAACATCGTGGACCACGAGTCGACGTGGAACTACCGGGCGACCAACCCGTCCTCCGGCGCCTACGGCCTCATGCAGGCGCTTCCGGGCTCCAAGATGGTGTCCGCCGGTTCCGACTGGCAGACCAACCCCGCCACCCAGATCAAGTGGGGCCTCAGTTACATGGACGGGCGCTACGGCAGTCCGTGCGGTGCCTGGTCCTTCTGGCAGGCCAACAACTGGTACTAG
- the mgrA gene encoding L-glyceraldehyde 3-phosphate reductase, whose protein sequence is MTDSPSYRAAESRYDSMEYRRTGRSGLKLPAVSLGLWHNFGDDRTLDSQRAILRRAFDLGVTHFDLANNYGPPPGSAELNFGKLFQQDFAPYRDELIISTKAGYDMHPGPYGEWGSRKYLLSSLDASLKRMGLDYVDIFYSHRFDPDTPLEETMGALASAVQQGKALYAGVSSYNAAQTAEAARLLAEMGVPALIHQPSYSMINRWLEDDGLLDTLETAGMGCISFVPLAQGLLTDKYLTGIPAGSRATQGKSLDPGLLSGEVLRRLNGLNDIARNRGQSLAQLALTWVLRDSRMTSALIGASSVKQLEENVAALAGPALSAEELKEIDAFAVDTAGTNIWAGRG, encoded by the coding sequence GTGACTGATTCCCCTTCCTACCGCGCCGCCGAGTCGCGCTACGACTCCATGGAGTACCGCCGCACCGGCCGCAGCGGTCTCAAGCTTCCCGCCGTCTCCCTCGGCCTCTGGCACAACTTCGGCGACGACCGCACTCTGGACTCCCAGCGCGCGATCCTCCGCCGTGCCTTCGACCTCGGGGTGACCCACTTCGATCTGGCCAACAACTACGGCCCGCCGCCCGGCTCCGCCGAGCTCAACTTCGGCAAGCTCTTCCAGCAGGACTTCGCCCCGTACCGGGACGAGCTGATCATCTCCACCAAGGCCGGATACGACATGCATCCCGGCCCGTACGGCGAGTGGGGCTCCCGCAAGTATCTGCTCTCCTCGCTCGACGCCTCGCTCAAGCGGATGGGCCTCGACTACGTCGACATCTTCTACTCCCACCGCTTCGACCCGGACACCCCCCTCGAGGAGACGATGGGCGCACTGGCCTCCGCCGTCCAGCAGGGCAAGGCGCTGTACGCGGGTGTGTCCTCGTACAACGCGGCGCAGACCGCCGAGGCCGCCCGGCTGCTCGCGGAGATGGGCGTCCCCGCACTCATCCACCAGCCGTCCTACTCGATGATCAACCGCTGGCTGGAGGACGACGGACTGCTCGACACGCTGGAGACGGCGGGCATGGGATGCATCTCCTTCGTGCCGCTCGCCCAGGGCCTGCTCACGGACAAGTACCTGACGGGCATCCCGGCGGGCTCGCGCGCCACGCAGGGCAAGTCCCTCGACCCGGGCCTGCTCTCCGGTGAGGTGCTCCGCCGTCTCAACGGGCTCAACGACATCGCCCGGAACCGTGGCCAGTCCCTGGCCCAGCTCGCACTCACCTGGGTGCTGCGCGACAGCCGTATGACGTCGGCCCTGATCGGTGCCTCAAGCGTGAAGCAGCTCGAGGAGAACGTGGCCGCACTGGCCGGACCGGCGCTGTCCGCCGAGGAGCTGAAGGAGATCGACGCCTTCGCCGTGGACACCGCGGGCACCAACATCTGGGCCGGGCGCGGCTGA
- a CDS encoding class I SAM-dependent methyltransferase: MSDSPIPDTGPSDERFDALVAEAESVSVDGWDFSWLDGRATEERPSWGYARAMADRMARARCALDIQTGGGEVLASVPKLPPLTVATESWPPNIARATARLHPLGAVVVADDDRPPLPFGDAAFDLVVSRHPVTTWWEEIARVLAPGGTYFSQQVGPASVFELVEFFLGPQPPEVRGARDGESARTDAVAAGLEVVDLRPERLRTEFFDIGAVVYFLRKVIWMVPAFTVEAYRPQLKALHRRIENEGPFLAHTTRFLIEARKPA; the protein is encoded by the coding sequence ATGTCCGATTCACCGATCCCAGACACCGGGCCGTCCGACGAACGCTTCGACGCACTCGTCGCCGAAGCCGAATCCGTGTCCGTCGACGGCTGGGACTTCTCCTGGCTCGACGGCCGGGCCACCGAGGAGCGCCCTTCCTGGGGCTACGCCCGCGCCATGGCGGACCGGATGGCCCGCGCCCGCTGCGCCCTCGACATCCAGACCGGCGGAGGTGAGGTCCTCGCCTCCGTGCCGAAGCTGCCCCCGCTGACCGTGGCCACCGAATCCTGGCCCCCGAACATCGCCCGTGCCACCGCACGCCTGCACCCGCTCGGCGCCGTCGTCGTCGCCGACGACGACCGGCCACCGCTGCCGTTCGGTGACGCGGCCTTCGACCTGGTGGTCAGCCGGCATCCGGTGACGACGTGGTGGGAGGAGATCGCCCGGGTCCTCGCCCCCGGAGGCACGTACTTCTCGCAACAGGTCGGCCCGGCGAGCGTCTTCGAACTCGTCGAGTTCTTCCTCGGCCCGCAGCCGCCCGAGGTGCGCGGCGCACGCGACGGGGAGTCGGCACGCACCGACGCCGTCGCCGCCGGTCTCGAGGTGGTCGATCTGCGGCCGGAGCGGCTGCGGACCGAATTCTTCGACATCGGTGCCGTGGTCTATTTTCTCCGCAAGGTCATCTGGATGGTCCCGGCGTTCACGGTCGAGGCGTACCGTCCGCAACTGAAGGCGTTGCACCGAAGGATCGAGAACGAGGGGCCGTTCCTCGCGCACACCACTCGGTTTCTGATCGAAGCCCGCAAGCCGGCGTGA
- a CDS encoding isoprenyl transferase, with amino-acid sequence MNLRDLVYGLYARRVEGRLDHDQVPKHIGVILDGNRRWAKASGGSAVQGHQAGADKISELLGWCSETDVEVVTLWLLSTDNFDRPEAELIPLLGIIENTVSNLAADGRWRVHHVGTLDLLPARTQTVLKEAEEATAGVDGIIVNVAVGYGGRQEIADAVRSLLLDHASKGTSFEELAEVVSTDLISEHLYTRGQPDPDLVIRTSGEQRLSGFMLWQSAHSEYYFCEVFWPAFRKVDFLRALRDYAARHRRYGT; translated from the coding sequence GTGAACTTGCGCGACCTGGTGTACGGGCTCTACGCACGCCGGGTGGAAGGCCGCCTGGATCACGACCAGGTGCCCAAGCACATCGGTGTCATCCTCGACGGCAACCGTCGGTGGGCGAAGGCGTCCGGCGGCTCGGCGGTGCAGGGGCACCAGGCCGGGGCGGACAAGATCTCCGAGCTGCTCGGCTGGTGCAGTGAGACCGATGTCGAGGTCGTCACCCTCTGGCTGCTCTCCACGGACAACTTCGACCGGCCCGAGGCGGAGCTGATCCCGCTGCTCGGCATCATCGAGAACACCGTGAGCAATCTCGCGGCGGACGGGCGCTGGCGGGTCCACCATGTCGGCACGCTGGACCTGCTGCCGGCCCGTACGCAGACCGTCCTCAAGGAGGCGGAAGAGGCTACGGCCGGTGTCGACGGAATAATCGTGAACGTGGCCGTCGGCTACGGCGGGCGCCAGGAGATCGCGGACGCGGTGCGGTCGCTGCTGCTGGACCACGCGTCGAAGGGTACGAGCTTCGAGGAGCTGGCGGAGGTCGTCTCCACGGACCTGATCTCCGAGCACCTGTACACGCGGGGGCAGCCGGACCCGGACCTGGTGATCCGTACGAGCGGTGAGCAGCGGTTGTCCGGCTTCATGCTCTGGCAGAGCGCGCACTCGGAGTACTACTTCTGCGAGGTGTTCTGGCCCGCGTTCCGCAAGGTGGACTTCCTCCGGGCCCTCCGCGACTACGCAGCCCGCCACCGCCGCTACGGCACCTGA
- a CDS encoding glycosyltransferase family 39 protein has product MGTKADPLVIIGHVPDNQTATRTSAPAPPPRRRAPRDRAALAFTAAAPALGVYAAVRVIGLLVFWSWASLAGKDALHLLSGRWDSVWYQRIAENGYGYSVTLPDGSVHSDLAFFPLLPALERGIADLSPLTVGGAGLLVAWVAGLLAAWGIFAVGDRLYGRRAGVVLAALWGVYPTAFVQSMAYTETLFTALAAWALYAVLTGRWIVAGTLCVLAGLTRPSAAALVAALTVTAAVTLVKEYRAGGRESLLRAHARMLLGVAIAPLGWLAYVVFVAVRRDSPFAYFEVQAQWGNSIDGGRALAAFVLGLPLPAALGLCAALGLLGWLVHLCVRQRQPLPVLVYGIAIVVVSLIGSGYFGSRPRLMMPAFPLLLPAAVALVRLRTTARTARVVGALALVSAAYGAWTLLGPGPP; this is encoded by the coding sequence ATGGGGACCAAGGCGGACCCATTGGTCATAATCGGCCACGTGCCCGACAACCAGACCGCCACCCGGACATCCGCCCCGGCGCCACCGCCCCGCCGCCGCGCGCCCCGGGACCGTGCCGCCCTGGCGTTCACGGCCGCCGCACCCGCACTCGGGGTCTACGCGGCAGTCCGGGTCATCGGGCTCCTCGTCTTCTGGTCCTGGGCCTCCCTCGCGGGCAAGGACGCCCTCCACCTGCTCAGCGGGCGCTGGGACTCCGTCTGGTACCAGCGGATCGCCGAGAACGGATACGGCTACTCCGTCACGCTCCCCGACGGCAGCGTCCACTCCGACCTGGCCTTCTTCCCCCTCCTCCCCGCACTGGAACGCGGTATCGCCGACCTGTCCCCGCTCACCGTCGGCGGCGCGGGACTGCTCGTCGCCTGGGTCGCCGGGCTGCTCGCCGCCTGGGGGATCTTCGCCGTGGGAGACCGGCTGTACGGCCGCCGCGCGGGCGTGGTGCTGGCCGCGCTGTGGGGGGTCTACCCGACGGCCTTCGTGCAGTCGATGGCGTACACCGAGACCCTGTTCACCGCCCTGGCGGCCTGGGCCCTGTACGCGGTGCTCACCGGTCGCTGGATCGTCGCCGGCACCCTGTGCGTCCTGGCGGGACTGACGCGCCCCTCGGCCGCCGCGCTCGTCGCCGCGCTGACGGTCACCGCTGCGGTCACCCTCGTGAAGGAGTACCGGGCGGGCGGCCGGGAAAGCTTGCTGCGCGCTCACGCCCGGATGCTGCTCGGGGTCGCCATCGCACCGCTGGGCTGGCTGGCGTACGTGGTGTTCGTCGCCGTACGCCGGGACAGCCCCTTCGCCTACTTCGAGGTCCAGGCGCAGTGGGGCAACAGCATCGACGGCGGCCGGGCACTGGCCGCGTTCGTCCTGGGGCTGCCGCTGCCCGCCGCGCTCGGGCTGTGCGCGGCACTGGGGCTGCTGGGATGGCTGGTGCACCTGTGTGTACGGCAGCGGCAGCCGCTCCCCGTGCTGGTCTACGGCATCGCGATCGTCGTCGTCTCACTGATCGGCTCCGGCTACTTCGGGTCCAGGCCGCGCCTGATGATGCCCGCGTTCCCGCTGCTGCTGCCGGCCGCCGTGGCGCTGGTCCGGCTGCGGACGACGGCCCGCACCGCCAGAGTCGTCGGTGCGCTCGCCCTCGTCTCGGCCGCGTACGGGGCGTGGACGCTGCTCGGTCCGGGCCCGCCCTGA
- a CDS encoding DUF192 domain-containing protein, with translation MGKWRNGSGTLTVGTVGLAGPGNADGTDTGTLEVPLRIAASYRARTRGLLGRDGVDGALLITPCASVHTFRMRFAVDVAYLDRHFNVLAVHTMKPGRLGLPRLRARHVVESEAGAMAEWGIRPGTRVRIVVRGAAR, from the coding sequence ATGGGGAAATGGCGCAACGGCAGCGGAACACTCACGGTCGGCACGGTCGGCCTGGCCGGCCCGGGGAACGCGGATGGCACGGACACGGGAACCCTGGAGGTGCCGCTGCGGATCGCGGCCTCCTACCGGGCGCGGACCCGCGGCCTGCTCGGCCGGGACGGCGTCGACGGGGCCCTGCTGATCACGCCGTGCGCGAGTGTGCACACCTTCCGGATGCGGTTCGCCGTCGACGTCGCGTATCTGGACCGGCACTTCAACGTCCTCGCGGTCCACACCATGAAGCCCGGCCGTCTGGGACTCCCCCGGCTGCGCGCCCGTCATGTCGTGGAGTCCGAGGCCGGGGCGATGGCGGAGTGGGGGATTCGGCCGGGCACGCGCGTACGGATCGTGGTGCGGGGGGCCGCTCGGTAG
- a CDS encoding winged helix DNA-binding domain-containing protein has protein sequence MTTRARTVTVTWPEANARRIGRQALSATPPASAAALPAAASGGRTPADVVGAMLGAHAQVLSAAELSVALRLPGAVRTDVREALWTERTLVKTFGPRGTVHLLPAAELPLWTGALSALPAGPGRLAPGARMTPGQTEEVLAAVADALTGAELTIDELSDAVIARTGPWAADPVVPGFQGMWPRWRQVLHLAGHRGVLCYGPDRGRKATYTNPGTTPLPGPEAVASLVGRYLRAYGPATPAHFAKWLATANGWANRLFAELAATGAIEEVTLEGAPAWVAAGDTDFSAAPALGVRLLPYFDAFTIASQPRERLFPGLASTRALGRGQAGNYPVLLVDGTVAGVWHQRRAGRRIAVTVEPLAPLTAVQLKDVAEQADRVAEILEGTAELTVGTVTVGPHA, from the coding sequence ATGACGACACGAGCCCGCACCGTGACCGTGACCTGGCCCGAGGCGAACGCCCGCCGGATCGGCCGCCAAGCGCTGTCCGCCACTCCCCCTGCGTCTGCCGCCGCTCTGCCCGCCGCCGCTTCCGGAGGCCGTACACCGGCCGATGTCGTCGGCGCGATGCTCGGGGCTCACGCCCAGGTGCTGTCGGCGGCCGAACTGTCCGTCGCGCTGCGCCTGCCTGGAGCCGTCCGCACCGACGTACGCGAGGCCCTGTGGACCGAACGGACCCTCGTGAAGACGTTCGGTCCGCGCGGCACCGTTCATCTGCTGCCCGCCGCCGAGCTTCCGCTGTGGACGGGGGCGCTGTCCGCCCTGCCGGCCGGTCCTGGTCGGCTCGCCCCGGGCGCGCGGATGACACCCGGTCAGACCGAGGAGGTGCTCGCGGCCGTGGCGGACGCCCTCACCGGCGCCGAGCTGACCATCGACGAGCTGTCCGACGCGGTCATCGCACGCACCGGTCCGTGGGCGGCCGACCCGGTGGTGCCCGGCTTCCAGGGGATGTGGCCGCGCTGGCGTCAGGTGCTGCATCTGGCCGGCCACCGGGGCGTGCTGTGCTACGGCCCGGACCGGGGCCGCAAAGCCACCTACACCAACCCCGGCACCACCCCGCTGCCCGGACCGGAGGCCGTGGCCTCGCTCGTCGGGCGCTATCTGCGCGCGTACGGCCCGGCGACCCCCGCGCATTTCGCGAAGTGGCTGGCCACGGCCAACGGCTGGGCGAACCGGCTGTTCGCCGAGCTGGCCGCGACGGGGGCGATCGAGGAGGTGACGCTCGAGGGGGCACCGGCCTGGGTGGCGGCGGGCGACACCGACTTCTCGGCCGCGCCCGCCCTGGGCGTACGGCTGCTCCCGTACTTCGACGCCTTCACCATCGCCTCGCAGCCGCGCGAGCGGCTCTTCCCGGGCCTCGCGAGCACCCGCGCTCTCGGGCGCGGGCAGGCGGGCAACTACCCCGTGCTGCTGGTGGACGGCACGGTCGCCGGGGTCTGGCACCAGCGCCGCGCGGGCCGCCGGATCGCGGTGACGGTCGAACCGCTCGCACCGCTCACCGCCGTCCAGCTGAAGGACGTGGCCGAGCAGGCGGACCGGGTGGCCGAGATCCTGGAGGGGACGGCCGAGCTCACCGTGGGGACGGTGACCGTGGGACCGCACGCCTAG
- a CDS encoding prepilin peptidase, with protein sequence MDATLIAVAALWGVATGLLVPRAAYRFSVEPDEDWRDACPAGHPLTGPAGGWFGATRCASCAVAVPAPSGATVPEGGDAGAPEPAPVPGPVPVPGPARSRYAPAVLAPVVTALACTALAAATGARPELVVWLLLTPVAVLLAVIDRRVHRLPDRLTLPLAGAAVLLLGAVSLVPEHTGSWTSALLGGLTLGGFYFLLFLINPNGMGFGDVKLALSLGVALCWYGWAVLFAGGFAGFLLGAVYGLGLMLLRRAGRKTGIPFGPFMIAGALLGVLFGALAA encoded by the coding sequence GTGGACGCCACACTCATCGCAGTCGCCGCTCTCTGGGGCGTCGCCACCGGGCTGCTGGTCCCGCGTGCCGCCTACCGGTTCTCCGTCGAGCCGGACGAGGACTGGCGGGACGCCTGCCCCGCCGGGCACCCGCTCACCGGACCGGCCGGCGGCTGGTTCGGAGCGACGCGGTGCGCGAGCTGCGCCGTGGCCGTCCCCGCCCCTTCCGGGGCCACGGTCCCCGAGGGCGGCGACGCCGGGGCTCCGGAGCCGGCACCAGTGCCCGGACCCGTACCCGTACCCGGACCCGCCCGGTCCCGGTACGCCCCGGCAGTCCTCGCCCCTGTGGTCACCGCACTCGCCTGTACGGCCCTGGCGGCGGCCACCGGGGCCCGGCCCGAGCTCGTCGTCTGGCTGCTGCTCACGCCCGTGGCCGTACTCCTCGCCGTCATCGACCGCCGCGTCCACCGTCTGCCCGACCGGCTGACACTGCCGCTGGCCGGGGCCGCCGTACTGCTCCTCGGCGCGGTGTCCCTCGTCCCCGAGCACACCGGCTCCTGGACCTCCGCCCTGCTCGGCGGCCTCACGCTGGGCGGCTTCTACTTCCTGCTCTTCCTCATCAACCCGAACGGCATGGGCTTCGGCGACGTGAAGCTCGCGCTCTCCCTCGGAGTGGCGCTCTGCTGGTACGGCTGGGCGGTGCTCTTCGCCGGAGGGTTCGCCGGCTTCCTGCTCGGCGCGGTGTACGGGCTGGGCCTGATGCTCCTGCGCAGGGCCGGACGCAAGACGGGTATCCCGTTCGGGCCGTTCATGATCGCCGGGGCGCTCCTCGGCGTACTGTTCGGCGCCCTGGCGGCATGA